A stretch of the Puniceicoccus vermicola genome encodes the following:
- a CDS encoding phosphoenolpyruvate carboxylase has translation MEEPLSYEDRIRIGFDKIDNDLQFLMRCFREVLIELGETEIAQNLPWIGEGAPASDKDLGPGMIQATSISFQLLNMVEENSANQMRRLNERSNGPLHESGLWGYYFRKLREDDWTPEQIAQILPCLRIEPVLTAHPTESKRVTILEQHRELYIQLVHLENRMWTPNERISIENEIKTVLERLWRTGETLLAKPSVAAERSSQLHYFDNVFPEVLPHVDRHLEEAWEANGWDLSLIENSTHRPRLRFGTWVGGDRDGHPLVTAKVTRESLLNFRENALRLQERKLSQLRARLSLSDILQSPTEELQGKIDAMVSQIGDEAHAILKRNPHEPWRQFISLLIAQLPPVDFDPSDSQYPASRYYRYSFNLVADLRILRDSLVEIGADRVARMDVDPVLRNIEVFGFHLASLDIRQNSVFHEKAIDQILERAGMQNFGYSSWSEEERLEFLQTELESTTPLLPAGETPGQEAEAVIAAFREVARYIDRHGDEGIGSYILSMTRSASDLLAVYFLAREANLLRKLDFGVICLVPVVPLLETLEDLQNGPGILKTFLSHPVAQNSLHWMHRRGGMLAKKGVGLDAEVATDFKALDLPVQQVMIGYSDSNKDSGILSSQWGLHRAQKDIAQLAQDLGYRIRFFHGRGGTISRGAGPTHRFLEALPATALEFDLRVTEQGETIAQKFANHLTASYNLDLLVAGTCYHSLRVSKQPPTEPALEEAVESLSEETSKVYRQLLREPGFMDFYTGATPLDGLEKSSIGSRPSRRTGVRSLDDLRAIPWVFSWSQSRFFLPGWYGFGTGIMSLGEEQFEKIREGTRSWPFLRYVLTNIETSLSSADPEIMKAYAEMVPDSELRQRFMDRILEEFQLTHQCLDRLFGSEQKERRPRLDKTVHPRNVALEPLHYEQIRLLQKLREGNYSEDDEPKLTSRLLLTINAISSGLRTTG, from the coding sequence ATGGAAGAACCATTGAGCTACGAAGATAGAATCCGGATCGGATTCGATAAAATTGACAATGACCTCCAGTTCCTCATGCGGTGCTTCCGGGAGGTTCTCATCGAACTCGGTGAAACCGAGATCGCCCAAAACCTTCCCTGGATCGGCGAAGGCGCTCCTGCTTCGGATAAGGATCTGGGGCCGGGAATGATTCAGGCCACCTCGATTTCCTTTCAACTTCTCAATATGGTCGAAGAAAATTCGGCCAACCAGATGCGCCGGCTCAACGAACGCTCCAATGGACCGCTTCACGAGTCCGGACTCTGGGGTTATTACTTCCGCAAGCTCCGCGAAGACGATTGGACGCCCGAACAGATCGCCCAGATTCTCCCCTGCCTCCGGATCGAACCGGTTTTGACCGCCCATCCCACCGAATCCAAGCGTGTCACTATTCTTGAGCAGCATCGCGAGCTCTACATCCAACTGGTTCATCTTGAGAACCGGATGTGGACCCCGAATGAACGGATCTCGATCGAAAACGAAATCAAAACCGTTCTCGAGCGCCTTTGGCGAACCGGCGAAACTCTCTTGGCCAAACCCAGTGTTGCCGCCGAGCGATCCTCTCAACTCCACTACTTTGACAATGTATTCCCCGAGGTGCTTCCCCACGTCGACCGTCACCTCGAGGAAGCCTGGGAAGCGAACGGCTGGGACCTTTCCCTCATCGAGAATTCGACCCACCGCCCGCGCCTCCGTTTCGGAACGTGGGTGGGAGGCGATCGTGACGGACACCCTCTCGTCACCGCCAAAGTTACGCGGGAATCACTCCTCAATTTCCGCGAAAATGCCCTCCGCCTCCAAGAGCGCAAGCTCTCCCAGCTGCGGGCTCGCCTCAGCCTCTCCGACATTCTGCAATCTCCTACCGAGGAATTGCAGGGTAAAATCGATGCCATGGTTTCGCAAATCGGCGATGAGGCCCATGCCATTCTCAAGCGCAATCCGCATGAGCCTTGGCGCCAGTTCATCAGCCTCTTGATCGCCCAGCTTCCACCGGTCGATTTTGATCCGTCGGATTCGCAATATCCTGCCAGCCGATACTATCGATACTCCTTCAATCTCGTAGCCGATTTGCGAATTCTCCGCGATTCCCTCGTTGAGATCGGTGCAGACCGGGTCGCGCGGATGGATGTTGATCCCGTTCTGCGCAATATTGAAGTCTTCGGATTTCACTTGGCCTCACTCGACATTCGTCAAAACAGCGTTTTCCACGAAAAGGCCATCGACCAGATCCTGGAACGTGCCGGGATGCAGAACTTTGGCTACAGCTCCTGGTCTGAAGAGGAGCGCCTTGAGTTTCTACAAACTGAGCTGGAATCGACCACCCCTCTTCTTCCCGCCGGAGAAACTCCAGGACAGGAAGCCGAGGCCGTCATCGCGGCGTTTCGCGAGGTGGCCCGCTACATTGACCGCCACGGAGATGAAGGAATCGGCTCCTACATTCTCAGTATGACCCGGTCGGCATCCGACCTCCTCGCCGTCTACTTCTTGGCCCGGGAAGCCAACCTCCTCCGGAAGCTCGACTTCGGAGTCATCTGCCTGGTCCCCGTAGTTCCTTTGCTGGAAACTTTGGAAGACCTGCAGAACGGACCGGGGATTCTCAAAACATTCCTGTCGCACCCCGTCGCTCAGAATTCACTGCACTGGATGCACCGCCGTGGAGGAATGCTCGCCAAGAAGGGTGTCGGACTGGATGCCGAGGTCGCTACCGATTTCAAGGCCCTCGACCTACCCGTCCAACAGGTGATGATTGGCTACAGCGACAGCAATAAGGACAGTGGAATTCTTTCGAGCCAATGGGGTCTCCATCGCGCCCAGAAAGACATCGCTCAACTGGCTCAGGATCTCGGATACCGCATCCGATTCTTCCACGGACGCGGGGGCACCATCAGCCGCGGAGCCGGACCCACTCACCGTTTCCTCGAGGCGCTCCCTGCAACTGCGTTGGAGTTCGACCTCCGCGTCACCGAACAAGGCGAAACCATCGCCCAGAAGTTCGCCAATCATTTGACCGCGAGCTACAACCTCGACCTCCTCGTAGCGGGCACCTGCTACCACTCTCTGCGAGTCAGCAAACAGCCCCCCACCGAACCCGCTCTCGAAGAAGCAGTCGAAAGCCTTTCGGAGGAAACCAGTAAGGTCTACCGCCAGTTACTGCGAGAACCGGGCTTCATGGATTTCTACACCGGGGCCACCCCTCTGGATGGACTCGAGAAAAGCAGCATCGGATCCCGTCCTTCCCGGCGGACGGGAGTTCGCTCCCTCGATGACCTCCGCGCCATTCCATGGGTCTTCAGCTGGTCCCAGTCCCGTTTCTTCCTTCCCGGCTGGTACGGTTTCGGAACGGGAATCATGTCTCTTGGAGAAGAACAGTTTGAGAAGATCCGCGAAGGCACTCGGTCTTGGCCCTTCCTCCGCTATGTTCTGACTAATATCGAGACCTCGCTCTCCAGTGCTGATCCCGAAATCATGAAGGCCTATGCGGAAATGGTCCCAGACTCCGAACTGCGTCAGCGCTTTATGGACCGCATCCTGGAGGAATTCCAACTCACTCATCAGTGCCTGGATCGCTTGTTTGGCAGCGAACAAAAAGAACGTCGCCCTCGTCTCGACAAAACAGTCCATCCGCGGAACGTCGCCCTGGAACCTCTCCACTACGAACAGATCCGTCTACTCCAGAAACTCAGAGAAGGAAACTATTCCGAAGACGACGAACCTAAGCTCACGAGCCGTCTCCTCCTCACAATTAATGCCATCTCCTCGGGGCTACGCACGACAGGCTAG
- a CDS encoding DUF3293 domain-containing protein — MNPAYRSAVFLVEGTLPATHFSIVTAYNPNGVLTDSASNAVADQQLLQAIQQTGESPVRITGMSPDRSHQELGWSIEDEEEALRLAQKFSQVALYRVIEEDLFLIERETGTREKLGKWQDFVRQ, encoded by the coding sequence GTGAATCCGGCCTACCGCAGTGCAGTTTTCCTGGTGGAGGGAACTCTACCCGCCACCCACTTCTCCATTGTCACCGCCTACAATCCGAACGGAGTCCTCACTGATTCTGCATCCAACGCCGTCGCCGATCAGCAACTCCTCCAGGCCATTCAACAGACCGGAGAGTCACCCGTCAGAATTACCGGCATGTCCCCCGACCGTTCTCATCAAGAACTCGGATGGTCGATTGAGGACGAAGAAGAAGCCCTCCGACTCGCTCAAAAATTTTCCCAAGTCGCCCTCTATCGAGTGATCGAGGAAGACCTCTTCCTCATCGAACGAGAAACGGGAACCCGCGAAAAACTCGGAAAATGGCAGGACTTTGTTCGTCAATAG
- the obgE gene encoding GTPase ObgE, whose product MFYDQTRVILRAGNGGHGCASFHRAKYIPKGGPNGGDGGKGGDLYLQADRNVSDLRAFRFQPHWKAQNGESGKGSQKDGKNGDDETLMVPIGTTVKNENGRVVCELLEHDQRYRLLKGGQGGLGNLHFKSSTNQAPREFTEGKPGQFGEFTFSLKTIADVGLIGFPNAGKSTLLARLTNATPKSAPYPFTTVDPFVGMTSENENHDYRKLAIADIPGLIEGAAENRGLGHRFLRHVERCRVLLIVIDGAATDGRDPVEDYKVLLKEMELYDEKLVKKQMFVAANKTDLPGFDENLKRLKDGIDCPVFPICAELGEGLDPLIEALFTAKLEG is encoded by the coding sequence ATGTTTTACGATCAGACCAGAGTTATTCTTCGTGCCGGAAACGGTGGGCACGGTTGTGCCAGTTTTCATCGGGCTAAATATATTCCCAAGGGTGGGCCCAATGGAGGCGATGGCGGCAAAGGGGGGGATCTCTATTTGCAGGCAGATCGCAATGTCAGCGACTTGCGGGCATTCCGTTTCCAGCCGCATTGGAAGGCGCAGAACGGAGAGAGTGGCAAAGGCAGTCAAAAGGATGGAAAGAACGGGGACGATGAGACGCTCATGGTTCCGATTGGGACGACTGTGAAGAACGAGAATGGTCGGGTCGTCTGTGAGCTTCTCGAGCACGATCAGCGTTACCGTCTGCTGAAAGGAGGACAAGGTGGATTGGGAAATCTTCACTTCAAGTCTTCCACCAACCAAGCTCCTCGCGAGTTTACCGAAGGCAAGCCGGGACAATTCGGCGAGTTTACCTTTTCGTTGAAGACGATCGCGGACGTCGGACTGATCGGGTTTCCCAATGCGGGGAAATCGACGCTTCTCGCCCGATTGACCAATGCGACTCCGAAGAGCGCCCCTTATCCGTTTACCACGGTCGATCCCTTTGTGGGGATGACTTCGGAGAATGAGAACCATGACTACCGGAAACTCGCGATTGCGGATATTCCCGGTCTGATTGAGGGAGCCGCAGAGAATCGGGGTCTCGGACATCGATTCTTGCGCCACGTTGAGCGCTGTCGTGTCCTCTTGATCGTGATCGATGGAGCGGCGACAGATGGGCGCGATCCGGTCGAAGATTACAAAGTCTTGCTCAAGGAGATGGAACTCTACGACGAGAAGTTGGTGAAGAAGCAGATGTTTGTTGCCGCCAATAAGACGGACCTCCCGGGTTTCGACGAAAACCTGAAGCGCTTGAAGGACGGAATCGATTGTCCCGTTTTCCCGATCTGCGCCGAGTTGGGCGAAGGTCTGGACCCTTTGATCGAAGCCCTTTTTACCGCCAAGCTGGAAGGATAG
- a CDS encoding transposase — protein MKRYKVEKQTAYYHLMSRTVNGEAWFGDREREVLRKMIWQVAEFSGIRVVTYAVMKNHFHLLVDVPSGDTEVSDAELVRRYRRLYPKPTPWQPMRAEVLAKTLAEDSSDAAVIRRDLVRRMHDVSWLMKTLKQRFSLWFNRSRDRFGPLWSERFKSVLVEGDRWALRTVAAYIDLNAVRAGIVEDPKDYRFCGYGEAIGGGRMARAGLLIVDRDLAGYRQTLYGAGAGEKSEKESIDREEALRVLAEKGKLPLSVLLRCRIRYFTDGMVIGSADFVDAHVKADPTERRRPRRAHAMEGADWGDLSVGTGLRKDLFS, from the coding sequence ATGAAGAGGTACAAGGTTGAGAAACAGACGGCTTACTACCACTTGATGAGCCGCACTGTGAATGGTGAGGCTTGGTTTGGGGACCGGGAGAGGGAGGTTCTGCGGAAAATGATCTGGCAGGTGGCGGAGTTTTCGGGGATCCGGGTGGTGACTTATGCGGTAATGAAGAATCATTTCCATTTATTGGTGGACGTGCCTTCAGGGGATACGGAGGTTTCGGATGCGGAGTTGGTTCGGCGGTATCGTCGGCTCTATCCAAAGCCTACGCCTTGGCAACCAATGAGAGCGGAGGTTTTGGCGAAGACTTTGGCCGAAGATTCTTCGGATGCTGCAGTGATTCGAAGGGATCTCGTTCGGCGAATGCACGATGTCTCCTGGTTGATGAAGACGCTGAAACAACGCTTCTCTTTGTGGTTTAATCGCAGCCGTGATCGGTTTGGACCTCTTTGGTCGGAACGCTTTAAGAGTGTTTTGGTCGAGGGCGATCGATGGGCGTTGCGAACGGTTGCCGCCTATATTGATTTGAATGCGGTTCGAGCCGGGATCGTGGAGGATCCGAAAGACTATCGTTTTTGCGGATATGGCGAGGCCATTGGCGGTGGGCGGATGGCTCGGGCAGGTTTACTGATTGTTGATCGGGATTTGGCGGGTTATCGGCAGACTTTGTATGGAGCGGGAGCTGGTGAGAAATCTGAAAAGGAATCCATCGATCGAGAGGAGGCTTTGCGAGTGTTGGCAGAGAAGGGGAAACTTCCACTCTCTGTACTTCTTCGGTGCCGAATTCGCTATTTTACGGATGGGATGGTCATTGGATCTGCGGATTTTGTGGACGCCCATGTAAAGGCTGATCCCACTGAACGAAGGCGACCTCGCCGGGCTCATGCCATGGAGGGAGCTGACTGGGGAGATCTCTCTGTGGGAACAGGATTGCGGAAAGATCTCTTCAGCTAA
- a CDS encoding fumarate hydratase, which produces MEKNFSYQTPMPLGKDETQFRLLTDQYVSVADFDGTSVLKVAPEGLQELAKAAFHDVAFFLRPAHLKQVAAILGDPEASKNDRDVALTMLKNAEVASNSVLPFCQDTGTATIVGKKGQQIWTGVDDAEWLSKGVFDTYTAENLRYSQTIPLDMYREKNSGCNLPAQIDLYATKGMSYDFLFVAKGGGSANKTYLFQETKALLNPVSLEKFLIEKMATLGTAACPPYHIAFVIGGTSAETNLKTVKLASTKYLDSLPTEGNEGGQAFRDLEMEKRLLQASQKLGFGAQFGGKYFALDVRVVRLPRHGASCPVGMGVSCSADRNMKGRIDENGIWLEKLETRPGQYIPDHLREPDYQGVVSVDLNRPMKEILAQLTEYPVKTQLSLSGTIVVARDIAHAKIKERLDSGQGMPEYLQNHPVYYAGPAKTPDGMPSGSFGPTTAGRMDSYVGPFQEVGGSMVMIAKGNRSQQVTDSCKANGGFYLGSIGGPAALLAQDNIRKVEVLEYPELGMEAVWKIEVENFPAFILVDDKGNDFFSEIRDKCESCVAAVR; this is translated from the coding sequence ATGGAAAAGAATTTCAGTTATCAAACGCCGATGCCCTTGGGGAAGGACGAGACCCAGTTTCGCCTGTTGACCGATCAGTACGTCTCGGTAGCGGACTTTGATGGAACGTCGGTTTTGAAAGTTGCCCCTGAAGGATTGCAGGAACTGGCCAAGGCCGCCTTTCATGACGTCGCCTTCTTTCTGCGTCCGGCCCACCTGAAACAGGTGGCGGCGATTCTGGGGGATCCGGAAGCCAGCAAGAATGACCGCGACGTTGCTTTGACCATGTTGAAGAACGCCGAAGTCGCTTCCAACAGTGTCCTCCCCTTCTGTCAGGATACCGGGACAGCCACCATCGTGGGAAAGAAAGGCCAGCAGATTTGGACGGGAGTGGACGATGCGGAATGGCTTTCGAAGGGGGTTTTCGACACCTACACGGCCGAGAATCTTCGTTACTCGCAGACGATCCCTCTCGACATGTATCGGGAGAAGAACAGCGGATGCAATCTGCCCGCGCAAATTGATCTCTACGCGACCAAGGGGATGAGTTACGATTTCCTCTTTGTCGCCAAGGGTGGAGGATCGGCCAACAAGACCTATCTTTTTCAGGAAACCAAAGCATTGCTCAATCCGGTCTCTTTGGAAAAATTCCTGATCGAGAAGATGGCAACACTCGGCACAGCGGCCTGCCCTCCCTATCACATCGCTTTTGTCATCGGAGGAACTAGCGCGGAGACCAATTTGAAGACGGTCAAACTCGCCAGCACGAAGTATCTGGATTCGCTGCCTACCGAAGGTAATGAAGGTGGCCAAGCGTTTCGCGATCTGGAGATGGAAAAGCGTCTTCTCCAAGCGAGCCAAAAACTCGGGTTTGGCGCTCAGTTTGGCGGCAAGTACTTTGCTCTCGACGTGCGGGTAGTCCGCCTTCCCCGGCACGGAGCCAGCTGCCCGGTGGGTATGGGGGTTTCCTGCTCGGCGGACCGGAACATGAAGGGCCGGATTGACGAGAATGGGATCTGGTTGGAAAAACTGGAAACCCGGCCCGGCCAGTACATTCCGGATCATCTTCGCGAGCCTGACTATCAAGGAGTCGTCTCCGTCGACCTCAATCGACCGATGAAGGAGATCCTCGCGCAGCTGACCGAATATCCAGTCAAGACACAGCTTTCCCTCTCGGGAACGATCGTAGTGGCCCGCGACATCGCTCACGCGAAGATCAAGGAGCGGCTCGACTCCGGCCAAGGCATGCCGGAATACCTGCAAAATCATCCGGTGTACTACGCCGGTCCGGCCAAGACTCCCGACGGCATGCCCAGTGGCTCGTTCGGACCGACGACCGCCGGTCGCATGGACAGCTATGTCGGGCCCTTTCAGGAGGTAGGCGGATCCATGGTGATGATTGCCAAGGGGAATCGCAGCCAGCAAGTGACGGATTCCTGCAAGGCGAATGGCGGATTCTATCTCGGCTCGATTGGCGGCCCCGCCGCCCTACTCGCCCAAGACAACATCCGCAAAGTCGAGGTTCTGGAATATCCCGAATTGGGCATGGAGGCCGTGTGGAAAATCGAGGTCGAAAACTTCCCTGCCTTCATCCTGGTCGATGATAAGGGGAACGATTTCTTCTCCGAAATCCGCGATAAATGCGAGTCCTGCGTTGCGGCCGTTCGATAG
- a CDS encoding DUF4405 domain-containing protein: MKASTETTFRRILNLVLYWAACVMVGTGLLLKFRFPHGHGQGRGRVSILGLSHHDWTEVHLWTGYIFIILILLHLWLARKWLLGIAAKRKTWPVAAGMVFGGVIILGLLVLPRS, from the coding sequence TTGAAAGCATCAACGGAAACCACTTTTCGGAGAATTTTAAACTTGGTCCTCTATTGGGCGGCCTGCGTCATGGTGGGGACTGGCCTCCTGTTAAAATTTCGATTTCCCCATGGGCACGGCCAAGGCAGAGGGAGAGTCTCGATCCTGGGGCTGAGTCATCACGATTGGACGGAGGTTCACCTCTGGACTGGCTACATCTTCATCATTCTCATCCTGCTACACCTGTGGCTCGCCCGAAAATGGCTGTTAGGCATAGCCGCAAAGCGGAAGACGTGGCCCGTCGCTGCTGGAATGGTTTTCGGAGGCGTCATCATCCTTGGACTCCTAGTTTTACCTCGTTCTTAA